Proteins from a genomic interval of Rattus norvegicus strain BN/NHsdMcwi chromosome 2, GRCr8, whole genome shotgun sequence:
- the Nid2l1 gene encoding nidogen-2-like isoform X3 — MSMSWDPTARRQHRLSLLLVLVLLSRAGALRPVELFPYGELWGDRLPREGNVESSPAVKLAVPLCFYCDQFSNLYVGTNGIISTRTYPLPPYPLLPGHLGASGCLGGGQAWGCVVWRG, encoded by the exons ATGAGCATGTCTTGGGACCCCACAGCCAGGCGCCAACACCGCCTATCGCTGctcctggtgctggtgctgctgtcaCGAGCCGGGGCTCTGCGTCCTGTGGAGCTCTTTCCTTACGGGGAGTTGTGGGGAGATCGGCTGCCACGGGAGGGCAACGTGGAAAGCTCCCCAGCTGTGAAGCTAGCAGTACCTCTATGCTTCTACTGTGACCAGTTCAGCAACCTCTAC GTGGGCACCAATGGCATCATCTCCACCAGGACTTACCCACTTCCTCCATACCCACTTCTTCCTGGCCACCTGGGAGCAAGTGGGTGCCTAGGAGGAGGACAGGCTTGGGGCTGCGTGGTCTGGAGAG GATGA